A window of the Vigna angularis cultivar LongXiaoDou No.4 chromosome 3, ASM1680809v1, whole genome shotgun sequence genome harbors these coding sequences:
- the LOC108324467 gene encoding uncharacterized protein LOC108324467, with the protein MAADGTEEHVTLKLMVMKGKKKVVIAEAGKEFVDILFSFLTLPLGTIARLVREESKVEPPELALSSLYQSVQNLDDGYLCTDTCREMLLRPRNSMEAYCRRLELNIDDTEPTEYFVCNNLITCSYTSPVMLSTFKNENCRCGCMLAKRISAETSYGFVKSNSRFMITDDLKVIPHSMDKIVNVLKNSGIKSLSSVNVMSVNITKNQVVDMLKCCLCSRTVLTDLFLEKLPREILHKRKKIAPSDFEANDSGNKIIVKIMQRKSNGKIVFAEGKEDFADFLFNLLTIPLGGAVHLMEGCSCVGSLDGLYNSVVDLDEDHFTTKKVKNKFVDPVLAPQFKLNSLLPLTCDYVPKYFCYVKFDNQKRHGHVSRIIEDYYLTSVLKPYDSFSERYVPVEFVDPISYTNNNGKGYLKGPTTYMVTDDLVVTPSSSISVMSLVSSMSIPVDDLKEKVVSIGTEEGVRILQASLSSTSVLTLGLSHLTKVKEDN; encoded by the exons ATGGCTGCCGATGGAACTGAGGAACATGTTACCTTGAAGCTTATGGTgatgaaagggaaaaaaaaggTTGTCATTGCAGAGGCAGGGAAGGAGTTTGTGGATATTCTGTTTAGCTTCTTAACATTACCTTTAGGAACCATTGCAAGACTTGTGCGTGAGGAGTCCAAGGTGGAGCCACCTGAACTTGCATTGAGCAGCCTCTATCAAAGCGTACAGAATCTTGACGATGGGTATCTTTGCACAGATACGTGTAGAGAAATGCTGCTGCGTCCCAGAAACTCCATGGAAGCTTACTGTAGGAGACTGGAGCTGAACATTGACGACACAGAACCCACAGAGTATTTTGTTTGTAACAACTTGATCACTTGTTCATACACAAGCCCAGTCATGTTAAGCACcttcaaaaatgaaaattgccGATGTGGCTGCATGCTGGCAAAACGGATTTCTGCTGAAACCTCTTATGGTTTTGTTAAGAGTAATTCTCGTTTTATGATCACGGACGATCTGAAAGTTATCCCACACTCAATGGATAAAATCGTTAATGTGCTAAAGAACAGCGGAATAAAAAGCTTGTCTTCAGTAAACGTAATGTCGgtaaatataactaaaaatcAG GTAGTAGATATGTTGAAATGTTGTTTGTGCTCAAGGACAGTTTTGACAGATTTGTTCTTAGAAAAACTCCCCAGAGAGATAttacataaaaggaaaaaaatcgCTCCCTCTGATTTTGAAGCAAATGACAGTGGTAATAAAATCATAGTGAAGATAATGCAGAGAAAATCTAATGGGAAGATAGTGTTTGCTGAAGGAAAAGAAGATTTTGCAGACTTTCTGTTTAATTTGCTAACTATTCCCTTAGGAGGAGCGGTACATTTGATGGAAGGGTGTTCTTGTGTTGGTAGTCTTGATGGATTATATAATAGTGTTGTTGATTTGGATGAAGATCATTTTACCacaaagaaagtgaagaataaGTTTGTTGATCCAGTACTTGCCCCACAGTTCAAATTGAATAGTTTGCTACCTTTAACGTGTGACTATGTCCCCAAATATTTTTGTTACGTTAAGTTTGACAATCAAAAACGACACGGACATGTCAGTAGAATCATTGAAGATTACTATTTAACTTCCGTGTTGAAGCCATACGACTCATTCTCGGAAAGGTATGTTCCTGTAGAGTTTGTGGACCCCATATCTTATACAAATAACAATGGTAAAGGATATTTAAAAGGACCGACAACGTATATGGTAACAGATGATTTGGTCGTGACGCCGTCGTCCTCCATTTCTGTTATGTCTTTGGTGAGCAGTATGAGCATTCCCGTTGATGACTTGAAAGAGAAAGTGGTTAGCATTGGCACGGAGGAG GGTGTGCGCATATTACAAGCGTCATTGAGCTCTACATCAGTCCTGACATTAGGTCTCAGCCACTTAACAAAAGTGAAAGAGGACAACTGA